Part of the Paenibacillus sp. FSL R7-0273 genome is shown below.
CAGGAGTAATGTAGTAGACAACAACTGCATGGGAAGCCTCACCTGTCAGCAGAGTATAGGACAGGCTGACCTTGACCTTGCCTCCGCCGAATTCAGCCACATTGCTATCTCCGGCTTTTACCGCCAGATCATACACCGGTCTGTCGCCAAGCACAGCCTTTCCCTCGTCATTCAGGGATACCTTGGCAATGATAATGCTGATATCGCCTGTATCCGCTGCTCCGCTTATCGCTGCTGCAGACTGGGCATCAAGCGTAATTGTACCTACATTCGCATACTTGATCCTGATAACTGCATTTGTGCTATCGGCAATGGCATTAAAGGCGCTTCTTGGCAGTGTCAGCTCTGCTGTCTGTGTCTTGGCTGATGAGGCTACCTCAATCTCCAGAACAGCCTGCTTGCCTTCAGCTTCAGCCTTTTTGGCGCTGTCCGCAAGCTGCTGCAATTCGGCCGCAGTGAGTGTTGCCGTCGTAACACCAGTAGATTCATCCGTAGATACTGCAGCTTTGGCTATTGCCGTTACTGTGTTGCCGGAAGTAGTTGTAACCGGGGCCGGTGTTGTGACCGGGGCCGACGCTCCGCTACCCGGGCTGTCTCCGCCGGATGGAGCTGGAGCTGTATAGGCCGGAACCACTACATCGGCTGTCTTACCTGCCTTGTATCCCTCTTTGGCTGCATATCTTACATGATAGGTGCCCGGAGCAAGGCCTGTAATCTCCTGACCGGTTGCATACACGTAGCTTGTAGCCGTTGCCGGCTTATATTCCTGGGCTGTTGTCGTTCCGGTAATCCGGCCGTCCTTGTTCTCAGCCGTTGTCGGGGCAATGCCCGTCAAGCCTGCAGGAGCCTCCTGCTCTGCAGCATACGCCGGTACAACCACCTCTGTAATCCGGCTGGCGCCGTAGCCCTCTTTGGCTGCATATCTGACTTCATAGGTTCCCGGAACAAGTCCGGTAATTTCTGCAGCTGTGGCATATACATATTCCGTCACAGTGGACAGCTTATACTCCTGGGCCGATGTTGTCCCGGTAATCCGGCCGTCCTTGTTCTCAGCCGTTGTCGGGGCAATGCCGGCAAGACCTGTTGGCGCAGCCTGTGTACCGTATTCCGGAACCTCTACACTGACAGACTGTCCTGCGCTATAGGGAATTGCTGTTGCACCGTCAATATTAGTCGGTCCCTGATATCCGGCCAGCGCGGCATATCTCACCAGATAGAATCCCGGCGCCAGGCCGGTAATCCCTTCAGCGGTTACAGCTGTATACACTGCATCAGTCACATTTCTGTATTCCAGCGCTTTGTTCAGCGTACCGGTAATCCGGCCGTCAGTGGCTGTAACTGAAGTAGGAGCAACCCCGGTCAGACCGGAAGGAACGGCTTCGAGTCTGGAGAAGATACTATTCAGCGCTTTAACCGCGTTGTTGTATCTGTGTCCAACCGGATAAGCAGTGTTTCTGGGATCGACGAAGGCCGGCTGGATATTTTCCCAGCTATACATCAGCTCCACATGTCCGAGAATCGGAGCGCTATTACCGTCCCCATCCTTGTTATCCTTGTTGTACGTGAACAGATACGGAACCTGCAGCCTGTCACCGGTAACGGTATTGCCGTTCGCATCGACATAGCTGATAACCGAAGGCTTGGCTGCCGTGTTGTTTTCCGTCTTGATATTGGTCAGGTAGGTTTTAACCAGATCCACATACAGCTTGGCATACGCATGATTATTGGTCCGGATCTGCAGCTCATTGTTGTTATGCGGATTAGCATTGCCCTTTGTTCCGCTGTTATTGCCGGACTCGGCAACGGTCACACCGGAATCCAGCTTGGTATCGAAGAAATATATTTTATCGATATTGTGCTTTTTGGCATACTCGTTGATGTACTTGATAATTGCCTGTGTGTTAGGGCACCAGGAGCCGCCCAGCAGAATGGCATAATTGCCTTCACTGCCCAGGATCTGCTTCAGCTGATGATAGGTCACATGCTCAAACACAAGCCCGCCGTCAGCCTCGTTGAAGATCGTCGGCTTGCCCTCATTCTCCCCCTCATAGTTCAAATTGAAGGCTGCTTTAATATAGGCAGATTCATCAATCACGCTGTAAGCGTTGACCGTACTGAACACCTTGCCCGCCTGCGCTTTATAAGCATTTACCTTGGCCTGATCAAGCGAGCCGCCGGTCTGGAAATCAGTCCACGACTTGCTTTCATTCAGGTAAGCAACAACCGGCGCTTTATTTCCGTTTGCATCCACATGGTTTTTGTTGTAGATGAACAGGAACGGGGAATCGATTTTGTTTACAGTAACAGCCTCACCCGCCTTATTGACGTAGCTGACATTGTGGTCCGGGTCGTTT
Proteins encoded:
- a CDS encoding S-layer homology domain-containing protein; its protein translation is MIQPLKAKKILSLLLAAALFVVPLQAAKAEPAAQAEALLNSGAAGQISHYNYFDNVYEHLNDANHVFKTATYEDIVHLFESEGSYAVLVGGAWSEQTQGQIKFINEAAKEYGVSTVYNFDTRLDGDSLNIADSSNKYAYKYVDLVNKYLKNLNLYDKNDPDHNVSYVNKAGEAVTVNKIDSPFLFIYNKNHVDANGNKAPVVAYLNESKSWTDFQTGGSLDQAKVNAYKAQAGKVFSTVNAYSVIDESAYIKAAFNLNYEGENEGKPTIFNEADGGLVFEHVTYHQLKQILGSEGNYAILLGGSWCPNTQAIIKYINEYAKKHNIDKIYFFDTKLDSGVTVAESGNNSGTKGNANPHNNNELQIRTNNHAYAKLYVDLVKTYLTNIKTENNTAAKPSVISYVDANGNTVTGDRLQVPYLFTYNKDNKDGDGNSAPILGHVELMYSWENIQPAFVDPRNTAYPVGHRYNNAVKALNSIFSRLEAVPSGLTGVAPTSVTATDGRITGTLNKALEYRNVTDAVYTAVTAEGITGLAPGFYLVRYAALAGYQGPTNIDGATAIPYSAGQSVSVEVPEYGTQAAPTGLAGIAPTTAENKDGRITGTTSAQEYKLSTVTEYVYATAAEITGLVPGTYEVRYAAKEGYGASRITEVVVPAYAAEQEAPAGLTGIAPTTAENKDGRITGTTTAQEYKPATATSYVYATGQEITGLAPGTYHVRYAAKEGYKAGKTADVVVPAYTAPAPSGGDSPGSGASAPVTTPAPVTTTSGNTVTAIAKAAVSTDESTGVTTATLTAAELQQLADSAKKAEAEGKQAVLEIEVASSAKTQTAELTLPRSAFNAIADSTNAVIRIKYANVGTITLDAQSAAAISGAADTGDISIIIAKVSLNDEGKAVLGDRPVYDLAVKAGDSNVAEFGGGKVKVSLSYTLLTGEASHAVVVYYITPDGSLETVRGNYQAAAGTVDFVTTHFSQYIIGYNPVSFTDVAASSWYSEAIGYLAARSITSGTDADSYSPNAALTRGQFTVLLLKAYGIAPGTAGAVNFADAGNTYYTGYLAAAKELGIATGSGDNRFKPDDRITRQELFTLLYRSLKILNELPEGAAAAGLSGYSDASLVAGYAQEALQALTAGGIVAGDNGKLDPQGLSTRAQAAQVIYNLLAR